From the Fastidiosipila sp. genome, one window contains:
- a CDS encoding GIY-YIG nuclease family protein: protein MCELSNWNGRVYKIARSELSKFAERGDADNTGIYFLLGKDDFNVDTIYIGESEHILTRLKQHLNDSRYWNDAIAIISKDDVLNKAHIKYLENQFFEFAKNSERAIIQNQTTPTRSSISEYDEAMLAEFISNTRLLVNVLGHKVFDSVEETVIKQDEQRIQYLLTGPRGANAQGYVVVDGFVVIEGSVVAYETVPSFPDSYHSLRDLLIKRNILDSNYRFIRDYIFTSPSTAASIVLGRAANGRTAWCTEKGKKLKDMEEQNMSKLN from the coding sequence GAGGAGACGCAGACAATACAGGAATCTATTTTTTGCTAGGAAAAGATGATTTTAACGTTGATACGATTTATATCGGTGAATCGGAGCACATCTTAACTCGCCTTAAGCAACACCTTAATGACAGCCGATATTGGAATGATGCGATTGCCATTATTAGCAAAGATGATGTGCTTAACAAGGCACATATAAAATATCTTGAAAATCAATTTTTTGAATTTGCCAAAAATTCAGAGCGTGCAATTATCCAGAACCAAACAACTCCTACGAGATCCTCCATATCTGAATATGATGAAGCGATGCTCGCAGAATTTATCAGCAACACAAGGCTTTTGGTAAATGTGCTGGGGCATAAAGTATTTGACTCGGTGGAAGAAACAGTCATCAAGCAAGACGAACAGAGGATCCAATATTTACTCACTGGGCCACGTGGTGCGAATGCACAAGGTTATGTTGTGGTTGACGGTTTTGTGGTTATCGAAGGATCGGTGGTTGCGTACGAGACTGTCCCCAGCTTCCCAGATTCATATCACAGTCTCAGGGACTTGCTGATAAAAAGAAATATTCTCGACTCCAATTATCGTTTCATCCGCGATTACATTTTTACAAGTCCTTCAACCGCCGCAAGTATAGTTCTGGGCCGAGCCGCTAATGGAAGAACTGCATGGTGCACGGAAAAAGGAAAAAAGCTAAAAGACATGGAAGAACAGAATATGTCAAAATTGAACTAA
- a CDS encoding DUF4268 domain-containing protein produces the protein MSSQLYPLSSLYPNRLFRVPDYQRGYAWKKEQLEDFWEDLLNLHDERYHYTGLLSLKKIGKEALLTSKDDSWLLESGYNAYHIVDGQQRLTTFSILIYEIIRLVENLDENQDRLEDEMFIGFESVRSIKEKYIVKERPPENLIKTYKFGYERDNPSYNYLKHRIFEEPYGGKIDETYYTQNLMFAKRFFSSNLKALYQEEGLTAIESLYKKLTLNLTFNLHEIEDDYDVFVAFETMNNRGKKLSNLELLKNRLIYLTTLYDSGQLDRQDGSKLRDNINNAWKEIYYQLGRNRDHPLHDDELLRNHWTSYFKYTRRKGDDYIRFLLEKFSTKNVFEKHPVLVENEILEPELSDEDYSDDELYDHDEVDVNLVSDLAPQEIKDYVNSLKEFSEYWYYTFFPGDSKELSENEKEWINKLDRLGMGYFRPLVAVALSLGNQVTQEERIYLLKEIERFIFLNFRMARFNPSYQSAFYYNKARELAQDNSNLTALADDLRQKTDDVLHPIISNFMARTDKRFENDAGFYAWRDLRYFLFEYESHLSVKNNLPKVFWQQFSKSEKDKVTIEHILPQTPNKWYWRNQFRHFSDDEIKFLSGSLGNLLPLAQSINSSLQNDSFPEKKHSSSKRRGYMNGSHSEIEVAQEEDWTASSIMDRGLRLLSFMEIRWRLRFTDEQKQALLHISFVNEYRDEKPELPKPSYEFDLERDYEYLAETEDLNDLQMERLKFWTHFVEYCQSTGRSNDIGSRQASQSRTYDVSIGSSEYIAFFQVMKTGNLRIGLHIYQTERFEKLKSMKAEMEVIYGSTLEWDVSRKNSKSKRIIHEIKADAFNPERYRKNFDWLVNQFDKLMSALAEVDDDF, from the coding sequence ATGTCAAGTCAGCTCTACCCCCTCTCTTCACTATATCCGAATCGGCTCTTCCGGGTTCCCGATTATCAAAGAGGTTATGCCTGGAAAAAAGAACAACTTGAAGATTTCTGGGAAGATTTGCTTAACCTCCATGATGAAAGGTATCACTATACAGGCTTATTGTCCTTGAAGAAAATAGGCAAAGAGGCTCTGCTCACTTCTAAAGATGATAGTTGGTTGCTTGAATCTGGATATAATGCCTATCACATTGTTGACGGCCAACAGCGATTAACGACCTTCTCCATCCTCATTTACGAGATCATTCGTTTGGTTGAGAACCTGGACGAGAACCAAGATAGACTAGAAGATGAAATGTTTATCGGTTTTGAATCGGTTAGATCCATCAAAGAAAAGTACATCGTCAAAGAGAGGCCGCCTGAAAATCTTATCAAAACTTATAAATTCGGGTATGAGCGAGACAACCCGAGTTATAACTACCTGAAACATCGGATATTTGAAGAACCTTATGGTGGCAAAATTGATGAAACTTATTACACGCAGAACCTGATGTTCGCAAAGAGATTTTTTTCCTCCAATCTCAAAGCTCTATATCAAGAAGAGGGGTTGACTGCAATCGAGAGCCTATATAAAAAATTAACACTTAATCTGACGTTTAACCTGCACGAGATCGAAGACGACTATGATGTTTTTGTTGCTTTCGAGACCATGAATAACCGTGGCAAAAAATTGAGTAATTTGGAGCTCCTAAAAAACCGGTTAATTTATTTGACCACCCTATACGATTCCGGGCAACTCGATAGGCAGGATGGAAGTAAACTGAGAGACAATATCAACAATGCTTGGAAAGAAATTTATTACCAGTTGGGAAGAAATAGAGACCACCCCTTGCATGATGATGAACTGCTGAGGAACCACTGGACGAGCTACTTCAAGTACACCCGTCGTAAGGGTGATGACTACATCCGGTTCTTGCTAGAGAAATTTTCAACAAAAAATGTTTTTGAAAAGCATCCTGTCTTAGTGGAAAATGAAATTTTAGAACCTGAACTTTCCGACGAGGACTATTCGGATGATGAACTCTATGATCATGATGAAGTCGATGTGAACTTGGTCAGCGACCTCGCACCTCAAGAGATCAAAGACTACGTTAACAGCTTGAAGGAATTTTCCGAGTATTGGTATTACACCTTTTTCCCTGGCGACAGTAAAGAACTCTCTGAAAATGAGAAGGAATGGATAAACAAGCTTGACCGACTGGGCATGGGTTACTTTCGCCCTTTGGTTGCGGTCGCTCTGTCACTGGGGAATCAAGTCACCCAAGAGGAGAGGATTTATCTTTTGAAAGAGATTGAGAGATTTATATTCCTTAACTTCCGGATGGCCAGATTCAACCCAAGCTATCAAAGCGCGTTTTATTACAATAAAGCCAGAGAGCTGGCGCAGGACAATTCAAATTTGACCGCGCTGGCGGATGACTTGAGACAGAAGACCGACGACGTTTTGCATCCCATCATTTCCAACTTCATGGCCAGAACTGACAAAAGATTTGAAAATGATGCAGGTTTCTATGCTTGGCGGGATCTACGCTACTTTTTGTTTGAATACGAAAGCCATCTTTCCGTAAAGAACAATCTGCCTAAGGTGTTTTGGCAGCAGTTCTCGAAATCTGAAAAAGATAAGGTCACCATTGAACACATTTTGCCCCAGACCCCTAACAAATGGTACTGGCGAAATCAGTTCCGACACTTCAGTGACGACGAAATCAAGTTTTTGTCCGGCAGTTTGGGCAATCTTCTACCCCTCGCTCAGAGCATTAATTCTTCTTTGCAAAATGATAGCTTCCCTGAAAAAAAGCACTCTTCGTCAAAGAGGAGAGGTTATATGAATGGATCACACTCTGAAATCGAGGTCGCCCAGGAAGAAGATTGGACGGCATCTTCCATCATGGACAGAGGCCTTCGACTGTTGAGCTTTATGGAAATTCGATGGAGACTGCGTTTCACCGACGAACAAAAGCAGGCTTTGCTCCACATTTCCTTTGTGAATGAATACAGGGATGAAAAGCCTGAGTTACCTAAACCTTCCTATGAATTTGACTTAGAGCGGGACTATGAATATCTAGCCGAAACAGAAGATTTGAATGACCTGCAAATGGAACGCTTGAAGTTCTGGACCCATTTTGTTGAATATTGTCAATCGACTGGCAGGAGCAACGATATAGGCTCCAGGCAAGCGAGTCAATCGAGAACTTATGACGTCTCGATTGGCAGCAGTGAATACATTGCCTTCTTCCAGGTGATGAAGACGGGGAATCTGCGTATTGGCCTGCATATTTACCAAACTGAACGTTTTGAGAAGTTGAAGTCTATGAAAGCGGAAATGGAGGTGATTTATGGTTCAACTCTTGAGTGGGATGTGAGTCGCAAAAACAGCAAATCAAAGAGAATCATCCATGAGATTAAGGCGGATGCATTCAATCCGGAACGTTATCGAAAGAATTTCGATTGGCTGGTTAATCAGTTCGATAAGTTGATGTCTGCGTTAGCCGAAGTTGATGATGATTTTTGA
- a CDS encoding InlB B-repeat-containing protein: MNKTVPATLLCLLMLAASLPLIAIAATFNQSPIPVAAEPPDEVTVIFKPGYDYPDLIRTIPRGSTVARPADPEVPEGEKVVFSRWVFLDYDDSYTDWKFSDPVNSDLILHARWLNWPTYNLGVTVDWAPFTDAVITARSRSDSTECYEFTNKDNGQYSVQLPAGVYDLEVHGQRFRTISPANGTTTHASVNFSKITFDANEQDLVEGTLPSSQYRTSLMSATIPPAPEASDPAYVFTRWTTGPEVTSPTYGFNLPPTSSLTLYAQWTEIGEDQYPVLVSGADWEGSPVATHGQAFTGKLLPQTHFALPSDTAQVTVDGTSLTYLTDYTYNSNTGDLEIFGQNVTGPIVITVQMKRMYTVHFDANGGTGTMETVVTPKANYYPLPEPQFSAPDDRPYFGGWRLNNPLTGSLYNVGDEVFALQTEQTFYATWNIGINWVRVHVHLTLNEQIDGGTTRNKIVSAEVSQHQGLPPDAGKVSWSISGNTSPDTFINQQGDLTVGWDEKSRKITIRATSDFDPTVWGEGTAAINNTYKLTVNHGTGSGQYFFYRGLFYIDPDPAPAGQVFDKWVLESGGVSLTADPRVPNRYRAYINRQDVVVTATYANLYRVDFDTAGGLPIPDFQEVRQDGKVTLPATDPEKIGFTFDGWTKEADGTDPWDFDNDTVTSDLTLYAKWTPEALDGFVSLTGSSVFGEALSVDTSAITNNTGTLSYQWLRGGSAIDGVTGPAYTLIETDIGQIISCRVTSDVQTGSLTAVTNAPVTKAAGPAVTGVSKTDCTTLANNDGSLLGVTSAMEYKGPEDTLWLDGTDSALTGLGDGTYQVRVKETATHAAGEISSFVIAPYQPQHLPMTLTDPQTGISVSGNIREDAELVVTEAEPHDPGECAACDAIRKRAENEVDSLLLHWDISLTQAFSGELTISLPVDPTYNGKKVDILHCAQGRLKTYTTVVQNGRATFTVTELSPLAVFAGAEGQGAPATGVHLTYPLLGLLVFGLVGTLALIMYRREQRT, translated from the coding sequence ATGAATAAGACGGTTCCGGCTACCTTGCTGTGCCTTTTGATGCTGGCCGCCTCGCTTCCCCTCATTGCCATCGCGGCAACGTTTAATCAAAGCCCCATCCCTGTTGCGGCTGAACCTCCGGATGAGGTCACCGTGATCTTTAAGCCCGGCTATGATTATCCGGATCTTATCCGGACGATCCCCCGCGGAAGTACGGTTGCAAGGCCTGCAGACCCGGAAGTACCTGAAGGAGAGAAGGTTGTTTTCAGTCGCTGGGTCTTTTTAGACTACGATGACTCCTACACTGATTGGAAATTCTCCGATCCTGTCAACAGCGATCTGATCCTTCATGCCCGCTGGCTCAATTGGCCCACCTATAATCTGGGTGTCACTGTCGATTGGGCGCCTTTCACTGATGCCGTCATCACCGCAAGATCCAGGAGCGACTCGACTGAATGCTATGAATTCACCAACAAGGACAACGGTCAATACTCGGTCCAGCTGCCAGCGGGAGTTTATGATCTTGAAGTCCATGGTCAGCGTTTCAGGACTATATCCCCGGCAAATGGCACCACCACCCATGCCTCAGTCAATTTCAGCAAAATAACTTTTGATGCCAACGAGCAGGACCTGGTGGAAGGCACCCTGCCCTCCTCTCAGTACAGAACCTCGTTGATGTCTGCCACCATCCCACCTGCCCCTGAGGCTTCGGACCCGGCCTACGTCTTCACCCGCTGGACAACAGGACCCGAGGTCACATCCCCTACCTATGGCTTTAATCTTCCACCGACCTCGTCACTGACCCTTTACGCCCAATGGACAGAGATCGGCGAAGATCAATATCCGGTTCTTGTCAGCGGAGCCGACTGGGAAGGCAGTCCCGTGGCAACGCACGGCCAAGCTTTCACGGGGAAACTTCTGCCTCAAACCCACTTTGCTTTGCCATCGGACACCGCTCAAGTCACGGTCGATGGAACGTCGCTAACTTATCTTACCGATTACACTTATAACAGCAACACCGGTGACTTGGAGATTTTTGGACAAAATGTCACGGGACCCATTGTTATTACCGTCCAGATGAAGCGTATGTACACCGTCCACTTTGATGCCAATGGCGGCACAGGCACAATGGAAACAGTCGTGACACCGAAGGCCAATTACTATCCTTTGCCGGAACCTCAATTCAGCGCGCCGGATGATAGGCCCTACTTTGGCGGCTGGCGTTTGAACAATCCATTGACAGGTTCCCTCTACAACGTTGGTGACGAAGTCTTCGCACTCCAAACCGAACAGACCTTCTATGCCACCTGGAATATTGGCATCAACTGGGTGCGTGTGCATGTGCACCTCACGCTTAACGAACAAATCGATGGCGGCACCACCCGCAACAAGATCGTCAGTGCGGAAGTGAGCCAGCACCAAGGCCTCCCCCCGGATGCCGGAAAGGTGTCGTGGTCAATCAGCGGAAATACCAGCCCGGATACATTCATAAACCAGCAAGGTGATTTGACCGTGGGCTGGGATGAAAAGTCCAGGAAGATTACGATCCGGGCTACCTCTGATTTTGACCCGACGGTTTGGGGTGAGGGGACCGCCGCTATCAACAACACCTATAAACTGACGGTCAACCATGGGACGGGCAGCGGCCAATACTTCTTTTACCGAGGCCTGTTCTACATCGATCCGGATCCCGCGCCGGCCGGACAGGTCTTTGACAAATGGGTCCTCGAAAGCGGCGGCGTCAGTCTGACTGCCGATCCAAGGGTTCCCAACCGCTATAGGGCCTATATAAACCGCCAGGATGTCGTGGTCACAGCAACCTATGCCAATCTTTACCGAGTCGACTTTGACACGGCGGGCGGCCTACCGATCCCCGACTTTCAGGAGGTCAGGCAGGACGGGAAGGTCACCTTGCCAGCCACGGACCCTGAAAAAATCGGCTTCACCTTTGACGGCTGGACCAAGGAAGCTGATGGAACCGATCCTTGGGATTTCGACAATGACACAGTCACCTCAGACCTGACCCTCTACGCCAAGTGGACTCCGGAGGCACTTGACGGGTTTGTATCCTTGACGGGATCCTCTGTCTTCGGTGAGGCCCTGTCCGTCGACACAAGTGCCATCACCAACAATACTGGCACCTTATCTTACCAATGGCTGCGCGGAGGCAGCGCGATCGATGGGGTCACCGGACCGGCCTATACCCTGATTGAGACAGATATCGGGCAAATCATCAGCTGCCGGGTGACCAGTGATGTTCAGACAGGAAGCCTGACCGCCGTGACAAACGCACCTGTAACGAAAGCGGCGGGCCCCGCTGTCACCGGTGTTTCAAAGACCGACTGCACAACTTTGGCGAACAATGACGGCAGCCTTCTGGGCGTGACCAGTGCCATGGAATATAAAGGCCCTGAAGACACCCTCTGGCTTGACGGTACCGACAGCGCACTCACGGGGCTTGGGGACGGCACTTATCAGGTCCGAGTCAAAGAAACGGCGACCCACGCTGCCGGCGAAATCAGCTCTTTCGTGATCGCCCCTTATCAGCCCCAGCACCTCCCTATGACCTTGACCGACCCTCAGACAGGCATTTCTGTCTCCGGCAATATCCGGGAAGATGCCGAGCTGGTCGTCACGGAGGCCGAGCCGCATGATCCGGGAGAATGCGCCGCCTGTGACGCCATCCGGAAAAGAGCGGAGAATGAGGTTGACAGCCTTTTGCTGCACTGGGATATCTCGCTTACCCAGGCTTTTTCGGGTGAGCTGACGATTAGTCTTCCAGTCGATCCCACGTATAACGGCAAGAAGGTGGATATCCTGCATTGCGCTCAGGGTAGACTCAAGACCTACACAACGGTCGTTCAGAACGGTCGTGCAACCTTCACGGTCACCGAACTTTCTCCCCTCGCGGTCTTTGCCGGTGCGGAGGGCCAAGGGGCCCCCGCGACAGGCGTCCATCTTACTTATCCGTTATTGGGGCTCCTGGTCTTCGGCCTGGTGGGTACACTGGCTCTGATCATGTACAGAAGGGAACAAAGGACATAA
- a CDS encoding zinc-ribbon domain-containing transport protein — protein sequence MSADFLGKFLGSAFGIALVVILVLAIAYGLIRRRLRQTVLFSLIGALRKELKGGQVDMSLERPRSLSGLDRIYLPQIEKAFGSFNLEEFRSHAEVLLLSALESVKHQDLSLLYQAGPSYREQIHQAIRAMKGAGQSLRVEQAKIHKTVISAFKHRASASEIIFQSALEARIALLDREGKIIRGSLDHLNQLRFDQTLIHVINPDHYQETDQRLLTANCPNCGAVLNPHSETCAYCGSHIDFIPSRVWLFSSLKQT from the coding sequence ATGTCAGCTGACTTTTTAGGCAAATTTTTGGGCAGTGCTTTCGGGATCGCTCTTGTGGTGATCCTTGTCCTGGCGATCGCTTATGGTCTCATCCGGCGCAGACTGCGACAAACCGTTCTCTTCAGCCTGATCGGAGCCCTTCGAAAAGAGTTGAAAGGCGGCCAGGTTGACATGAGCCTGGAAAGGCCCCGATCCTTAAGTGGCCTGGACCGGATCTATCTGCCCCAGATCGAAAAGGCCTTTGGGTCATTCAATCTGGAAGAATTCAGAAGTCATGCGGAGGTGCTGCTTTTAAGTGCCCTGGAGTCTGTCAAGCATCAAGATTTGAGCCTGCTTTACCAAGCGGGTCCAAGTTACAGGGAGCAAATCCATCAAGCCATCCGGGCCATGAAAGGCGCCGGTCAAAGCCTGCGGGTTGAACAAGCGAAGATCCACAAGACTGTCATCAGTGCGTTTAAGCACCGGGCGTCGGCATCGGAGATTATCTTCCAGTCAGCCCTGGAAGCCCGGATTGCCCTCTTGGACCGGGAGGGCAAGATCATAAGGGGCAGTCTGGATCACTTGAATCAACTGCGCTTTGACCAGACCCTGATTCATGTCATCAATCCGGACCACTATCAGGAAACCGATCAAAGACTATTAACGGCAAACTGCCCCAACTGCGGAGCCGTCTTGAATCCACACAGTGAAACCTGTGCTTATTGCGGAAGCCATATTGACTTCATTCCGAGTCGGGTGTGGCTATTCTCAAGCTTGAAACAGACATAA
- a CDS encoding SLC13 family permease: protein MADQLIVILIILATLYLFVDGRIRYDFVALLALVALVLTGMIDGKEAFKGFGHPAVITVAAVLIISSALIKTGAIEKLVALLGRGNDSIRLKIFSLMSITALLSAFMNNVGALALIMPICMTLAKDKDIPPSKLLMPVAFASLLGGMITGIGTPPNLIISTYRVQAGSDPFSFLAFTPVGLTVALAGILFTSLIGWKLIPVRGSSKLEDRFNLDNYLFELIVTEACPSQGIKLKDFQGLYGESVNVVNIMRESDQILSPGASQKIFPKDLLIVKSSSERLNDLTRKSCLQLKGPKSQKLISENNLRSSDISLVEVVLRDDSPLIGRTAVETQLRTRYNANLIAVSRKGTVNVERLKSLKFNRGDILLLQVATSSMDDVFSKIRCLPLAQRETGLKVLDSSREQTITVLIFGISIILTVLEVMPVQVSFALASLALVMFRIISPREFYQAIEWPTIIMIGSLFALGEALETSGGSETLAHLISTASAYLSPGLMLALIMAMTVILTNIVNNNAATILMAPIALRVAALLGASHDPFLMAVCVGASISYMTPIGHQSNTLIMGPGGLKFADYWHLGLPLSILSIAVGTPIILMVWPL from the coding sequence ATGGCTGATCAATTGATCGTCATTTTAATTATCCTGGCGACCCTTTACCTCTTTGTTGACGGAAGAATCCGCTATGACTTTGTCGCTCTCCTGGCGCTGGTGGCCCTGGTCCTGACCGGAATGATCGATGGGAAAGAGGCCTTTAAAGGTTTTGGCCATCCTGCTGTGATCACCGTCGCGGCCGTTTTGATCATTTCCAGTGCCTTAATCAAGACAGGCGCCATTGAAAAGCTGGTCGCTCTGCTTGGCAGGGGAAATGACAGTATTCGGCTGAAGATTTTCAGCCTCATGTCCATCACAGCCCTGCTGTCCGCCTTTATGAACAATGTAGGTGCCCTGGCTTTAATCATGCCCATCTGCATGACGCTCGCCAAAGACAAGGACATCCCGCCCTCCAAGCTCTTAATGCCGGTTGCCTTTGCCTCTCTGCTCGGGGGCATGATCACGGGGATCGGGACCCCGCCCAATCTCATCATCTCCACCTACCGGGTTCAGGCAGGATCCGATCCCTTTTCCTTCCTGGCCTTCACGCCTGTTGGATTGACGGTCGCTTTGGCAGGCATCCTGTTCACCTCCCTGATTGGCTGGAAATTGATTCCTGTCCGAGGGTCATCAAAGCTTGAAGACAGGTTTAACCTGGATAATTATCTTTTTGAGCTGATCGTGACGGAAGCCTGCCCAAGCCAGGGGATTAAGCTGAAAGATTTTCAAGGCCTCTATGGGGAGTCGGTCAATGTCGTCAATATTATGCGGGAAAGCGATCAGATTCTCTCACCGGGTGCCAGTCAGAAGATCTTTCCCAAGGACTTATTGATCGTCAAATCCTCCTCTGAAAGATTGAATGACCTGACCCGTAAAAGTTGTCTGCAATTAAAGGGACCCAAAAGTCAGAAGCTGATTTCCGAAAACAACCTGCGCTCCAGTGATATATCCCTGGTTGAAGTCGTTTTGAGAGATGATTCCCCTCTCATCGGGAGGACCGCGGTCGAAACCCAGTTGAGGACAAGGTACAATGCCAATTTAATTGCCGTGTCCCGCAAGGGCACCGTCAATGTTGAGCGGCTAAAGTCCTTGAAATTCAATCGGGGGGATATCCTTTTGCTGCAAGTAGCCACCTCTTCCATGGATGATGTCTTCAGCAAAATAAGGTGTCTGCCTCTGGCCCAAAGGGAGACCGGCTTGAAAGTTTTGGACTCATCAAGGGAACAGACGATCACGGTCCTGATTTTTGGAATTTCAATCATCCTGACCGTTTTGGAAGTCATGCCGGTACAGGTCTCTTTTGCTCTGGCCAGCCTGGCCCTTGTCATGTTTCGGATCATCAGTCCCAGAGAATTTTACCAGGCAATCGAGTGGCCCACCATTATTATGATCGGTTCCCTCTTTGCCCTGGGAGAGGCACTGGAGACAAGCGGGGGTTCTGAAACCCTGGCCCATCTCATCTCCACGGCCTCTGCCTACTTATCACCTGGACTGATGCTGGCTTTAATCATGGCCATGACGGTGATCCTGACCAATATTGTGAACAATAATGCCGCGACCATTTTAATGGCTCCCATCGCCCTGCGTGTCGCTGCCTTGCTTGGCGCCTCACACGACCCCTTTTTAATGGCTGTCTGTGTCGGTGCCTCCATCTCCTACATGACACCCATCGGCCATCAATCCAACACCTTAATCATGGGCCCCGGAGGCTTAAAATTCGCGGACTATTGGCACTTGGGCCTGCCCCTGTCAATTTTGTCGATCGCAGTAGGAACCCCCATCATCCTCATGGTCTGGCCTTTGTAG
- a CDS encoding sulfite exporter TauE/SafE family protein: MILFFILLFLTHILEAIAGFGSPAIAIPILSLVLGTETSVALFSAAGLVLCLLIACNGRKQIQFKELFFMLAAIVPIMPVGYLLFSRLRPYEWALRLVMGLIVCFVAGREIWRKMIRKEAGDPPKWFVYTTFAIGAVVQGMLSMGGALINVYALTRIKDKSKFRATMVMVWLITNTISLFYRVFVLDVYTPAIWLNVLYSIPLVLIAFFIGNRLHQEIPNAKFANFVYMVQLASGIFAIAGGFTLRA; encoded by the coding sequence ATGATTCTATTCTTCATCCTCCTCTTTCTCACCCACATCCTGGAAGCCATCGCCGGCTTCGGCTCCCCGGCCATTGCCATCCCCATCCTGTCCCTGGTTCTGGGTACTGAGACCTCCGTTGCCCTCTTTTCTGCCGCAGGCCTGGTCCTCTGCTTGCTCATCGCCTGCAATGGCCGAAAACAAATCCAGTTCAAGGAACTCTTTTTCATGCTGGCCGCCATTGTCCCCATCATGCCGGTCGGTTACCTGCTCTTTTCCAGGCTCCGCCCTTATGAATGGGCGCTGCGCCTGGTCATGGGCCTGATCGTCTGTTTTGTCGCCGGCCGGGAAATCTGGCGAAAAATGATCAGGAAGGAGGCAGGTGATCCCCCCAAATGGTTTGTCTACACCACCTTCGCCATCGGGGCCGTTGTCCAGGGCATGCTGTCCATGGGCGGAGCCTTGATCAATGTCTATGCCCTGACCCGGATCAAGGACAAAAGCAAGTTCCGGGCCACCATGGTCATGGTCTGGCTGATCACCAATACCATCTCCCTCTTCTACCGGGTCTTTGTCCTTGATGTTTACACCCCGGCCATCTGGTTGAATGTCCTCTATTCCATCCCCCTGGTCCTGATCGCCTTTTTCATCGGCAACCGCCTCCACCAGGAGATCCCCAACGCCAAATTCGCCAACTTCGTTTACATGGTCCAGCTGGCAAGCGGTATCTTCGCAATCGCAGGGGGCTTCACGCTGAGAGCCTAG
- a CDS encoding aminoglycoside phosphotransferase family protein, whose product MLEISSALARALVKEQFPQWAELPIYPVEESGHDHRTFHLGDRMSIRLPSEEAYVPQVDKEDRWLPYLSDKLQVPIPIPIAKGRPGSGYLWPWSVRSWVDGNTASRERVKDLEKFAIDLAAFLTCLQSIDPSDGPAPGEHNFYRGGSLAVYDDESRAAIERFRDELDASLCLAIWERALSTAWGAEPLWIHGDMDQGNLLVDQSGRLSGVIDFGLLGIGDPACDLVLAWTFFDRKSRISFKEAVNLDENTWDRARGWALWKALISYHADPGSSWDQVSKEKATLAAIFEEFLSPE is encoded by the coding sequence ATGCTTGAAATCAGCAGTGCATTGGCCCGGGCCTTGGTGAAAGAACAGTTCCCACAATGGGCAGAACTTCCCATCTATCCAGTAGAAGAAAGCGGTCACGATCATCGGACCTTCCATTTGGGAGATCGCATGAGCATCAGGTTGCCCAGCGAGGAAGCCTATGTCCCGCAAGTGGACAAAGAAGATCGATGGCTCCCTTACCTGTCGGATAAGCTACAAGTGCCAATCCCTATTCCTATAGCCAAGGGGCGACCCGGATCAGGCTATCTTTGGCCCTGGTCGGTCAGGAGTTGGGTCGACGGGAATACGGCAAGCCGGGAGAGGGTAAAAGATTTGGAAAAGTTTGCAATCGATCTAGCGGCATTTTTAACCTGCTTGCAATCAATTGACCCTTCAGACGGCCCTGCTCCTGGTGAACATAATTTTTATCGCGGCGGATCCCTGGCCGTTTATGATGATGAAAGCAGGGCCGCCATTGAGCGGTTCAGGGATGAATTAGATGCTTCGCTTTGCCTGGCGATCTGGGAAAGAGCGCTCTCGACAGCGTGGGGTGCAGAACCTCTCTGGATCCATGGTGACATGGACCAGGGAAATCTCCTGGTCGACCAATCTGGCAGATTGAGCGGGGTGATCGACTTTGGTTTGCTGGGCATCGGCGATCCTGCCTGTGATCTGGTCTTGGCCTGGACATTCTTTGACAGGAAAAGCCGCATAAGCTTCAAAGAGGCCGTGAATCTGGATGAGAACACCTGGGACCGGGCGCGGGGTTGGGCCCTTTGGAAAGCACTTATCAGCTATCATGCTGACCCAGGCAGCTCTTGGGATCAAGTTTCAAAAGAAAAGGCTACGCTGGCAGCTATTTTTGAAGAATTTTTATCGCCGGAGTGA